A region of the Candidatus Borreliella tachyglossi genome:
AAGCTTACTAACTCCCCTACCATTGCAAACATTAAGGTCAAGATTAACTACATCAGACAAAACAGAAAGCTTGAGATAAGTAAAAAAATGCTTGCTTGGCTACACAAGTCTTCTTTAAACCTCAGAATCAGTAACCAACATAAAATAATGCGTGCACGTGCATTTGACCTTTTCAAGGAATGCATGATCATAGCAATCGATTCTTTTAGTAGCAATGGCAAGCTATTTAACATCAAGGAGCTCAAGTATGAATTCAGGCAGGTACTAGTAAACAGGGGATACAATGTTGTCTCTAAGGGTGCAATGATTAAAGATTTTTTTGATCACTTCACGGGGTTTAACAAGAAAAGCGAGATTAAGCTAAAGGGGATAGGAAAAACACAATTTCATACTCAAGAGACTATCAAAAACACAATCATTCCTGCTGAGGTTACAAGACTTACCGCAGCACTGGAATTTAAGAATAAAGACACCATTTACGAGAATGCTGAAATACTTACATATCTACTAGAACAAATTCTGCTTAGTAAATCCAAAATCGTGATTATGGACTTGTTTCAATTTGATGCTCTTAAAGACAAGTTCTCTCACTTAAGTAAATCGCGCTACAAGAAATTGCTTGAGGTACTAAACCGAAATATTGTTCTTATTAAAGAGAAAATTAAGGTTAAAGAATCGCAGCAGGGGCGATTTATGTTAAATTTACATCCTACAGCAGAACACAGAAATCCAGAAGACTTATAAAACGAGATAAATGATCTTTACATTCATTATTGCTTAATATTTATTAATTTTTAATATTAATAAATTATTATAACAATATTAAATTGTAGGAGTATAAAATGAAAAATTAACAAAACCTTTACTATTGAGTTCCCTTCTAGCACTAGTAATCTCTTGTGATCAAGATAGTCAAACAACGCTTCCAACAAGCAAAAAAGAAATATTAAGTAATTTAACTCAATCCTTACAACAACTAGAAAATACTCTAAAAACAGATAGATCAACAACCGATAATGTAAACGCAGCAATGGAAAATGAAATGGGAGCAGTATTTGTAAGCTCAGCAGACTTAATCTTATATGCTGTAACCCATTTAAAAACTGCATCGGAAAATACACACGCTTTAGCTAAAATGTCAGGAATAGATCTACAAGCGTTAAAAAATGCTAAAGACATAGCAGCAGTAGCGGCTACTGCTGCTAGCGTAGTATCTGACACAGTTAAAAAAGAAAAGCAGAACATAGACAAAGCATTTAAAGCGCAAAACGATTTATCTGATCAAACATCTGAGGATCCAACAGAAGAATCTGATGGTCCTGATGATTCTGATGATATAAAGCAAGCCAAAGAAGCTACAAAAAAAGCTTGGGAATTTGCACTAAAAGCCCAACAACATATAAAGGATGCAGAATTAGCAGCAATAGTGGCATTAGACAAAATAAAAGCAGAACTTGCACATAATGTAGCACTAGCAGACATAAAAGAAGTAGCGGAATTAACAGCAAAAATATCTAAAAACGCAATGGAAGTAGCAACTGAAGTTATGACTGCACTAAACACTTAAACATTCAAAATAAAAGATAAAAGATAAAAGAAGTAAGAAGGGATTTCTTATTTCTTTTATCTTTTATCTTTTCAAAAAGAAATACCACACTTACATTTAAAGCAATAAATAACTCTACCTCAACAGAAACAGCGTGTACTTCATCAGGAGTAGGAAAAACTTTATAAACTCCCTCTCTACCCCTGATGAAGCCAGCAAAATAAAAATAACACCTTCAATAAAAATATTAAAGCTAAAGCTTGATATTAAGAGAGCATCAATAAATAATCTCATAAGTACATAGAGTAATGCTTCATTACTTACATTCACAAATCGTTTCTCTTTCAATAGATTTTATTTTATACTCAAAGCAAAAATAATACCTTGAACACATTTCTAATTATTTGGAACTAAAATTAACAAAAATTCAAAACCATAAACAAAGTTATTATCAACAATAATCTTCAAGAAATAAAAACTTAATAATATTCCAGCTATCAAGAATACACATCTTCGTTGAATTTTACACCACAATATAAATGAACTATTTACTAACACTATAATCAATAAGTTATAATCTATAAAAATAAAAATACAAAAAAATGAATATCTCAAATAATCTGATTATTTTGAAACACAGTATCCTCAATATCAGGTAACTTCGAAAATACAATCGTTTTAAGAATTACCCCAGAGCTATTTATGATAAAAAATTTCCTAGCCTTAACAGCCTCTAAATATATCTTTAAGGAAATATCTTTGCCCACACTAAAAAAAGTTTGAATATACTCATTACCAATTTTTTTGTAACGTTCAAGCAAAAATGCAGCCACTATGTCATTTCCAAATTTCAAGAACAATGGTTCTTTATATCTTAAATTTAACTTACCAGAAATAGTAAAATAATGCCTTAAAGATACTTTATTTTTATTGAAAATAAATCTAATATATTTTGAATCCTTATTTAACCATTCAATATTTTCCAAATAAAGTGTTGAACAGGAAAACATAAACGAAATAAAAAATAAAAACCCAATATACCGCTTAGAAAATTTTATCATTAATAAAACACATTAACTTAATAACATTATAAAGATGATAAATCATCTTTATATCTAACTAATAATCCTAAAATAAATATTACTATGAATGCTCAAACAATAATATATCTTGCTATAAAATATTAGTCTCAAGAGCATATTTAAGAGTATCTCTCGTACTCTTAAAATCAACATCAATAAATTTAGCATCATATTCAAGAGTTCTCCTAGTCCACACTTGATAAGAAGTGTCATTTAAAACAAAAGATAATTTCTCATCAGGATTTAAAGCTTTTAAAATAAGGTCAGAATTTTTCCTATCAATATTAATATACAAGAACTTAAAATTACCAATACTAACCACTTTAGAAATATAAATATCTCCAATGTAGCTATCATCTTTAATTAACTTCAAATAACTATCATTAAAATTTAACTTTGAATCCAAAATAACATTTAAAAATACAGAAAAATCATTAGTCGATTTATCCCTCTTGATATAGATTTGGCTATCTGGATAAAAATAAAGAAAGTAATCAGCTCTTTCAATCTTTTTCAATTTTGCATCAAGAAACTCATCAACACCTAAAGTTTTACACGAAAAAAAAACAAAACAAATAAGAAAAAACTATATCTCATATTCATATTATATTATATAATATGAAAAGGAGAATATTAATATTCAATGAACTCTAATAATTTTAGTTCCTATATTAAAACCCCTTATGTTTATTCTGATTACATAATTTCAAAATATACTGTATTGCTCATTCCAGTTCCAATAATCAAGATTGTCATAGGAGAAGGGCTTAAGGTATTTGAAATTGCATTCGAAGATAAATACAAAAATTTTTCTGGCTATATCAAACCAAATAAAAAGGCTATCTACATAAATGAAGCAATGACTCTAAGTAATAAAAGATTTACAATAGCAAAACAATTGGGCCATTATTTAATGCACAAATATCAAATTTTTAATTCCTCAAAGAGGACAGATATAGATATAATTAATATCCAAGACAACAATATGACAACGGAAGCCAATATATTTGCAACAAATCTATTAATCCCAACTACTACTTTAAAACTGAAAGTACCTCAATACAAATCAATCAAACATCCTCAAAAAGTGATGGCAAAAGATTTTCAAGTAACCGAAAATATAATACACTTCAAACTAAGTATGCTTAATGACATTCATAAATTTGAGAAAGAAAAAAATACAAAAAAGATATTAAAAGTTAAGCAAATAGATAAAAAGCTAAATAAAGACCTTATACTTCAAAATACAGATAAAATCAAGGAATCAATAGCCATAGACCTAGAAAGAAGAGAAATGAGAAGAAAGGACGCAATAAAAAAAATTTTTGAAGACTTAGAATAAAAATATCACTTAGAAAATTTTCTAATTATATTCTCCATTCTCTGATTAGCAACAATTAAAGCACCCTTATCCTGAATAAGAATATCAAAATAATTCTTTCCAATAACAACCCAAGGACTACCATTTACGAGTTCTTTATCAATAGGAAATCTTATTCTTAAGGGAAATTTCTCTTTAATGTCATGCTTATGCAAATATTTGAAAATTTCAAATTTAAAAGATGAGCCTTGTACTGTACTATATGCTAAAATAAGTTTATACAATCTCTTATTATACAAATAAAGCTCTTTAACATACTCAATATTATTATTATAGCTCGATTCAGAAATATAAATTGGATCCTCTTGATCTCCTTTTAGAATATCAAAATTATGATCATGATAGCAACTTAAATTTTTGTAATTATTTATTTCAGAATCTGAAATCTTAAGTTCAGGGTATATCATTGAAGTTTTCAAAACTAATAAATCTAAATCATCTTTTACAAACTCATCTGTAGATACAGTAGAACAACTTAAAAAAAATAAAAATATGAAAAATACATAAACAAAATTTAAAAATACCCGCATATAATTTATATAATAATAATTTGTTACAAAAGTAAAGTAAATAAAATATATCAGTTTTGCTATAATATAAAAAATTGAATTAAAGGAATTCAAATGAGCTATTATGCATTAAACAAAATCTTTATGTATCTTGGATATATTATTATAGGAATTACATCCTTCACTATCTTTAATAAAAATTTAAGAGCCAAAATCAAGAGAAAGATGAAAAAGTTTAACTTTTTATATTACCTAACCCTCTTTATCCTTTTCATGTTCAGCTCCAATTTATCCTATTATTTCTCAGACAAACAATTATTAGAAGATTTTAAAGATTTTGAAAAAAATTTCTTTGAATTACACAAAATAAACGGAACATTTTTACAAAAATATATCCTAACGTTAAAAGAACCAATCAAAATGGAATTAATGTCAAAATCAAGACCAATGTACTCAGTATTTAATGCTAGTTTTGAAAAATATGCAAAAAATATAAACAAACCATCAACTGATATCGCAACAATATATTACAAGTATATTAGATCAAAAAATACAGAGATTCAAGACAGAATTGAAAAATTAGAGGAAGAGGTTCTCCCAATTTATAACCAATACAAATTACCTATCTTAAACAACAAAATATCAGATATAGGCGTTGATAAGGATGGGAATATCATTCCCATTATCAAAGATGTAAAGGGACAAATCACAGATTTGCTCTTTTATGACGATAGCTATAATCTAATTCCATTCAAGAAATATCAAAATTATGAGGTTAAATTCGATTTAATTCAAGAAGATACTAATTATTTCACAGAAATATTAAGTATTTATTACATGGATTCAAGTAATGCCCAAATCCCTATTGACTATTACAAAAACAATATTGATATTATACCTTATTATATAGATCTAAAAGAAAATAAAGATAATTTCTTAAAGAGTATCAAAATTAAAAACGAGTATAAATCATACATCGAAGAAAAACTCAAACTACAGCAATTAGTCAAAAATGATAACCTAACTGAAGTTAAAGCCTTTTTAGCACAAAATCAAAATAATTTTTCACTAAATACAATATTTTCTGATGGAAACCCCATCTTTATTTACGCCGTAAAATCAAAATCAAAAAATACAATAGATTATATACTATCACAAAATTTTGATATCACTCTAGTCGATCAAGAATCTAAAACTGTCCTTCATAATGCTATCATTAACGGATACGACATACAGCTTATTCAGTCTCTTATAAAAAAGGGAGCAAATCCAAAAATAAAAGATTCTTATAACAAGTCCCCATTAGATTATGCCCCCAAGGAAAGCGAAATCTATAAATACTTGGAAAACATCTCAAATAGATACTATTAACAATCATGGTAGAGATACTCGTTGCTTTTAACTTAAAATAACAAATTAATCCTCACCTACATTCCATATAATTTGGGTGGAATATTTTTTATCTAGATAACATCAAACAACCTAAGGATATGATCACTAAAAGTTCATATCACAGAAAGTGTATCATAATCATTTATTATGATACACTTTCTGTTCAGTACTTGAACGTTCAGGATTTATACATAATAACAAATTGTTATTTAAACATACCTCTACGAAAAAAGTAGTAAAACAAAGCTTAAAAGGCTAATCCCAATAAATACAAAGATAAATGCATTATTTACCAAAAGGAATTATATATAAAAATAAGAAATAAAGCTGGCTAGTCTAAAGAAAACCTGCAGATCCTCTAGCAGATGACTCTGGCTTTTTTAAAATATCATTGAATGTACAAGAATCTATTTTCATATCCTAAGCTATGAAAATAGCAGTTCACAAAAGCTAACATTAATGCTATACTTAAAACAATAATAATTAAATGCTTTAATTATCAAATGCATGAATGAAAATATTTAATATATCATAAGTTTAATTTAAGAGTGATCAAAGGAGATTTTATTATGATTACTACTACAAATAAATTTGCTGTTTTGCAAAAAATTGGTAAGGCCTTCATGCTTCCGATCGCTATTATGCCAGCTGCTGGTCTTTTGCTAGGGATTGGTGGAGCATTTACCAACACAACAATGATTCAAGCTTATGGGCTTGAAAATACTTTGGGGCAAGGAACCCTCCTAAATATTATTTTATCAGTAATGAGAGACACTGGTGATGTGGTCTTTGCAAATTTAGCTTTAATATTCTCATTAGGAATCGCCATTGGTCTTGCCAATGTAGAAAAAGGAGCTGCTGGTCTTGCTGGTGGAATTGGATTCCTAGTTATGCATAAATCTATAAGTAGCACGCTTGCAATACAAGGAATCACGGCTGCAACAGTTACTGTTGAATCATTAATGAAAACAGGATTAACAGAAGCACAAGCTGTTGCAAAATCATTTGAATATACACATGTACTTGGAATGCATACTCTGCAGATAGGAGTACTTGGAGGTATGGTCTCAGGATTTATTGCTGCATATCTTCACAATAAATATTATGACATCAAACTACCTCAATTCTTAGCATTCTTTGGAGGAACAAGATTTGTTCCAATCATCACAACTGCAATAATGCTAATTGTTGGAATAATCCTTATATTTATTTGGCCTCCTATCCAAAGTGCAATTGCTATGCTTGGTGAGCTCGTAGAAAAATCTGGAT
Encoded here:
- a CDS encoding OspD family protein, yielding MSSLLALVISCDQDSQTTLPTSKKEILSNLTQSLQQLENTLKTDRSTTDNVNAAMENEMGAVFVSSADLILYAVTHLKTASENTHALAKMSGIDLQALKNAKDIAAVAATAASVVSDTVKKEKQNIDKAFKAQNDLSDQTSEDPTEESDGPDDSDDIKQAKEATKKAWEFALKAQQHIKDAELAAIVALDKIKAELAHNVALADIKEVAELTAKISKNAMEVATEVMTALNT
- a CDS encoding ImmA/IrrE family metallo-endopeptidase, which gives rise to MNSNNFSSYIKTPYVYSDYIISKYTVLLIPVPIIKIVIGEGLKVFEIAFEDKYKNFSGYIKPNKKAIYINEAMTLSNKRFTIAKQLGHYLMHKYQIFNSSKRTDIDIINIQDNNMTTEANIFATNLLIPTTTLKLKVPQYKSIKHPQKVMAKDFQVTENIIHFKLSMLNDIHKFEKEKNTKKILKVKQIDKKLNKDLILQNTDKIKESIAIDLERREMRRKDAIKKIFEDLE
- a CDS encoding ankyrin repeat domain-containing protein, giving the protein MSYYALNKIFMYLGYIIIGITSFTIFNKNLRAKIKRKMKKFNFLYYLTLFILFMFSSNLSYYFSDKQLLEDFKDFEKNFFELHKINGTFLQKYILTLKEPIKMELMSKSRPMYSVFNASFEKYAKNINKPSTDIATIYYKYIRSKNTEIQDRIEKLEEEVLPIYNQYKLPILNNKISDIGVDKDGNIIPIIKDVKGQITDLLFYDDSYNLIPFKKYQNYEVKFDLIQEDTNYFTEILSIYYMDSSNAQIPIDYYKNNIDIIPYYIDLKENKDNFLKSIKIKNEYKSYIEEKLKLQQLVKNDNLTEVKAFLAQNQNNFSLNTIFSDGNPIFIYAVKSKSKNTIDYILSQNFDITLVDQESKTVLHNAIINGYDIQLIQSLIKKGANPKIKDSYNKSPLDYAPKESEIYKYLENISNRYY